From Domibacillus sp. DTU_2020_1001157_1_SI_ALB_TIR_016, a single genomic window includes:
- a CDS encoding pitrilysin family protein, with product MIKRFTCKNGVTIVTEEMTTVRSAAIGIWIATGSRDESPELNGVSHFLEHMFFKGTDTLSAKEIAESFDSIGGQVNAFTSKEYTCYYAKVLDNHAEHALNVLADMFFHSKFDTEELEKERNVILEEIKMYEDAPDDIVHDLLSSAAYGNHPLGLPILGTEETLAAFTRDTLKEYMYNMYTPDRVVISIAGNITEELVKKAEALFGEYEGGKAPAMEAVSHFYHEKKARSKETEQAHLCFGYEGVPIGDKDIYNLIVLNNIIGGSMSSRLFQEVREERGLAYSVYSYHSSYKDTGLITFYGGTGAEQLEELYATIMKSIDLVKKEGITPKELQNSKEQLKGSLMLSLESTNSRMSRNGKNELLLKRHRTLDEVVSLIDNVKKDRVDALAAELFNKPFSAALISPDGKWPKTAQI from the coding sequence TTGATAAAACGATTTACATGCAAGAATGGCGTGACCATCGTAACAGAAGAAATGACCACGGTTCGGTCCGCTGCAATTGGCATATGGATTGCAACAGGATCCCGTGACGAGTCACCAGAACTAAACGGTGTGTCCCATTTTCTTGAACATATGTTCTTTAAAGGAACAGATACATTAAGTGCAAAAGAAATAGCAGAAAGCTTTGACAGCATCGGCGGTCAAGTAAATGCTTTTACGTCAAAAGAATACACGTGCTACTATGCAAAGGTGCTTGATAATCATGCAGAGCACGCTTTAAATGTGCTGGCAGATATGTTTTTCCATTCTAAATTTGATACAGAAGAGCTTGAAAAAGAGCGCAATGTTATTTTAGAGGAAATTAAAATGTATGAAGACGCGCCGGACGATATCGTTCATGATTTGCTTAGCAGCGCCGCTTACGGTAACCATCCGCTTGGCCTTCCGATTTTGGGGACAGAAGAAACATTGGCTGCTTTCACACGTGACACGCTCAAAGAATACATGTACAACATGTATACACCGGATCGGGTAGTCATTTCGATCGCAGGCAATATTACAGAAGAGCTCGTGAAAAAAGCAGAAGCTCTTTTTGGAGAGTACGAAGGCGGCAAAGCGCCGGCCATGGAGGCTGTTTCTCACTTTTACCATGAGAAAAAAGCACGCTCGAAAGAAACAGAGCAAGCGCATTTATGCTTTGGATATGAAGGTGTCCCAATCGGAGACAAAGACATTTACAATTTAATCGTACTCAATAATATTATCGGTGGAAGCATGTCTAGCCGTCTTTTCCAGGAAGTTCGTGAAGAACGGGGTCTTGCGTATTCTGTGTACTCGTACCATTCTTCTTATAAAGATACGGGTCTGATCACATTTTATGGTGGAACAGGAGCCGAACAGCTGGAAGAATTATATGCGACCATTATGAAGTCCATCGACCTTGTTAAAAAGGAAGGAATTACACCAAAAGAGCTTCAAAACAGTAAGGAACAGCTTAAAGGCAGCTTAATGCTTAGTCTGGAGAGCACAAACAGCCGTATGAGCCGTAATGGAAAAAACGAGCTGCTTCTTAAGCGCCACCGTACGCTTGATGAAGTCGTCTCACTAATTGATAACGTAAAAAAAGACCGGGTGGACGCACTGGCAGCAGAATTGTTTAATAAACCATTCTCAGCCGCGCTGATCAGCCCGGATGGCAAATGGCCGAAAACAGCCCAAATTTGA
- a CDS encoding dipicolinate synthase subunit B, with amino-acid sequence MDLSLKGRRIGFGITGSHCTFEEIVPVVAKLRELGAEVVPVATNTVQKEASRFGSAGEWLKKVEEVAGQKAITTIQDAEPLGPKNPVDCMVIAPMTGNSISKFANAATDSPVLMAAKATLRNGSPVVVAVSTNDALGLNSQNIVKLLNMKNIYFVPFGQDDPIKKPNSLVAFMDLIPATVSEALSHKQIQPLLKEYPSSTV; translated from the coding sequence GTGGACCTATCGTTAAAAGGGCGTCGGATTGGGTTCGGGATCACAGGATCACATTGTACATTTGAAGAAATAGTGCCGGTCGTGGCGAAGTTAAGAGAACTGGGAGCCGAGGTAGTGCCGGTGGCAACGAATACAGTACAAAAAGAAGCAAGCCGGTTCGGTTCGGCAGGAGAGTGGCTGAAGAAAGTAGAAGAGGTAGCAGGCCAAAAAGCGATTACAACCATTCAAGATGCTGAACCGCTGGGACCAAAAAATCCAGTGGATTGCATGGTAATCGCGCCTATGACCGGAAACTCCATCAGTAAATTTGCCAACGCTGCTACAGACTCTCCCGTCTTAATGGCTGCCAAGGCTACACTGCGAAATGGAAGCCCTGTGGTAGTCGCTGTCTCAACAAACGATGCGCTTGGGTTAAACAGCCAAAATATTGTAAAGCTCTTAAATATGAAAAATATTTATTTTGTTCCTTTTGGTCAGGACGATCCCATTAAAAAACCAAATTCTTTAGTGGCGTTTATGGATTTGATTCCCGCAACGGTTTCAGAAGCCCTTTCCCATAAACAAATTCAGCCGCTGTTGAAAGAATATCCGTCTTCAACCGTTTAA
- the dpsA gene encoding dipicolinate synthase subunit DpsA encodes MKALIYGGDARQIEMGRLLMERGIHVYMAGFDQAKKELSGAQVLKPEDVSYQLMDLFILPVSGVKKGGVVDAPFSSNPLFMTKEIAESLSPNCIIVSGIETPALKSIVDRDILYIFDREDAAVLNSIPTAEGTLMIAMQKTDHTIHGANVMVIGLGRVGITTARLFYQAGAHVTAAVRETGKFARAKEMSLYPFYMESMKEEIKRADIVINTVPDMVLTKEILEQMKPGSLVIDLASEPGGTDFEAAQKAGIEAIHALGLPGKVAPKTAGEILAHVLWDAVKEWKEERGL; translated from the coding sequence GTGAAAGCATTGATTTATGGCGGAGATGCCAGACAGATTGAGATGGGCCGCCTGTTAATGGAACGCGGCATCCATGTGTACATGGCTGGATTTGATCAGGCAAAGAAGGAACTCTCAGGCGCACAGGTTCTGAAACCGGAAGACGTGTCCTATCAGCTGATGGACTTGTTTATATTGCCGGTTTCGGGCGTGAAAAAAGGAGGGGTAGTGGATGCCCCGTTTTCATCAAACCCGCTTTTCATGACAAAAGAAATTGCCGAGTCTCTGTCACCCAATTGCATTATCGTAAGCGGCATTGAAACACCAGCCCTAAAAAGCATAGTAGACCGTGACATTCTGTATATTTTCGACCGGGAAGACGCAGCGGTGCTTAACTCTATTCCGACAGCTGAAGGAACCCTGATGATCGCCATGCAAAAAACGGATCATACCATTCACGGGGCCAATGTGATGGTAATCGGGCTTGGCCGCGTCGGTATTACAACGGCCCGGCTGTTCTATCAGGCCGGTGCTCATGTAACGGCAGCGGTGCGGGAAACAGGGAAGTTTGCTAGAGCAAAAGAAATGAGCCTGTATCCTTTTTATATGGAAAGCATGAAAGAAGAAATTAAACGAGCCGACATTGTGATCAATACAGTGCCGGATATGGTTTTAACAAAAGAAATATTAGAGCAAATGAAGCCGGGCTCTCTGGTGATTGACCTCGCCTCTGAACCGGGAGGAACGGATTTCGAAGCTGCCCAAAAAGCAGGAATAGAAGCCATTCATGCTCTCGGCCTGCCGGGCAAAGTAGCGCCAAAAACAGCTGGGGAAATACTGGCTCATGTTTTATGGGATGCTGTAAAAGAATGGAAAGAAGAAAGGGGATTGTAA